The following proteins are co-located in the Trichomycterus rosablanca isolate fTriRos1 chromosome 14, fTriRos1.hap1, whole genome shotgun sequence genome:
- the LOC134325977 gene encoding zinc finger and BTB domain-containing protein 5 produces MNAEIMDFPGHFEQIFQQLNHQRIHGQLCDCVIVVSGRHFKAHRAVLAACSTHFRALFSVSEGDGSVSVIRLDSEVVTAEAFSVLVDMMYTSTLTLGESNVMDVLLAASHLHLNTVVKACKQYLTARTLPKSPSQHVEQLSSGANSRLQRSFLLQQLGLSIVSSALNEETEEDAGGTSQGVGSVSGSGLVEPRDVYYPPRRLHKRKQGSSSIRSESRQRSLLLSQTHGIVVDGEAGTPGEALLSPDSHSKMMDEDSKPDVMVITGDEADEYKKAAMQEDVQLPSQSDGGRASKMDSFLLPHKLEYSGGNDAQDGGVDGEARHIPVVVKSEPLSSPEPADETSDVTSQAEGSDQVEPVGEKLELSPEGSEHSFSEPHPSSDLLLSAIKESAGDVERAEESGGGRARERGVSGYLNTTGFDPSTTAECALDREPPRFLFGSDSASLLLPPSQSLLSAEMQEFPSLRADAFLMRPLHDGLASSSTEHLSMEYQRNSLGVHFARAGANGIGFPSYRRIAPKIAPGSTSMQDAAPTSSLHLNGTSLDNLGQGGGHSGLNPRPQLTRASADVLSKCKKALSEHNVLVVEGARKYACKICCKTFLTLTDCKKHIRVHTGEKPYACLKCGKRFSQSSHLYKHSKTTCMRWQNTAVSNALL; encoded by the exons ATGAACGCAGAG ATCATGGACTTTCCTGGTCACTTTGAGCAGATCTTCCAGCAGCTGAACCATCAGCGTATCCACGGCCAGCTGTGTGACTGCGTCATCGTGGTGAGCGGTCGGCATTTCAAAGCTCACCGCGCCGTGCTGGCCGCGTGCAGCACGCACTTCCGCGCCCTGTTCAGCGTCTCGGAGGGCGACGGGAGCGTCAGCGTCATCCGCTTGGATTCTGAGGTGGTGACGGCCGAGGCGTTTTCCGTACTCGTGGACATGATGTACACGTCCACGCTGACGCTGGGCGAGAGCAACGTCATGGACGTGCTCCTGGCCGCATCGCATTTGCATTTGAACACAGTGGTGAAGGCTTGTAAGCAATATCTGACCGCTCGGACGTTGCCCAAATCGCCTAGCCAACATGTGGAGCAACTAAGCTCCGGCGCTAACTCCCGCCTCCAGCGCTCCTTCCTCCTGCAGCAGCTCGGCCTGAGCATCGTTAGCTCCGCCCTCAACGAGGAAACGGAGGAGGACGCGGGAGGTACCAGCCAAGGTGTGGGGTCAGTTTCCGGGAGCGGACTAGTGGAGCCACGGGACGTTTACTACCCACCCCGACGTTTGCACAAGCGCAAACAAGGGAGTTCTTCGATCCGCTCCGAGTCACGGCAGAGGTCACTCCTTCTTTCGCAAACCCACGGGATTGTAGTGGACGGCGAAGCGGGGACTCCAGGGGAGGCGCTTCTGTCTCCCGACTCTCACAGTAAAATGATGGATGAGGATTCCAAACCGGACGTGATGGTGATCACGGGGGACGAGGCGGACGAGTACAAGAAGGCCGCCATGCAGGAAGACGTGCAGCTGCCCAGCCAATCGGACGGCGGGAGAGCGAGCAAGATGGATTCTTTTCTGTTGCCACACAAACTGGAGTATTCAGGTGGCAATGACGCGCAAGACGGAGGTGTGGACGGGGAGGCGCGGCACATACCGGTAGTGGTGAAGAGCGAGCCGCTCAGCTCCCCCGAGCCAGCCGACGAGACCAGCGATGTCACCTCGCAGGCTGAAGGCAGCGACCAG GTGGAGCCTGTGGGAGAGAAGCTGGAACTGAGTCCTGAGGGCAGCGAGCACAGCTTCAGTGAGCCTCATCCCAGTTCTGACCTGCTCCTGTCAGCAATCAAGGAGTCTGCTGGAGACGTGGAGAGAGCAGAAGAGAGCGGAGGAGGCAGAGCGAGAGAAAGAGGAGTGAGCGGTTACCTCAACACGACCGGCTTCGACCCTTCGACCACAGCAGAGTGCGCACTGGACCGCGAGCCGCCTCGCTTCCTGTTCGGCTCCGACTCTGCCTCTCTGCTCCTCCCTCCCTCGCAGAGCCTCCTCTCGGCGGAGATGCAGGAGTTTCCCAGCCTGAGGGCCGACGCCTTCCTCATGCGGCCTTTGCACGACGGGTTGGCGTCGTCCTCCACGGAGCATCTATCCATGGAGTATCAGAGAAACAGCTTGGGCGTCCACTTTGCAAGAGCGGGCGCCAACGGCATCGGCTTTCCTTCTTATCGACGCATCGCGCCGAAGATCGCACCAGGAAGCACGTCCATGCAAGACGCCGCTCCCACTTCGTCGCTGCATTTAAATGGCACTAGTCTGGACAATCTAGGCCAAGGAGGAGGCCACTCGGGCTTGAACCCTCGGCCCCAGCTGACCCGCGCCTCGGCAGACGTGCTGTCCAAGTGCAAGAAGGCGCTCTCCGAGCACAACGTGCTGGTGGTGGAGGGCGCGCGCAAGTACGCCTGCAAGATCTGCTGCAAGACTTTCCTCACGCTGACCGACTGCAAGAAACACATCCGCGTTCATACGGGCGAGAAGCCCTACGCCTGCCTGAAGTGCGGCAAACGCTTCAGCCAGTCCAGTCACCTGTACAAGCACTCGAAAACCACCTGCATGCGGTGGCAGAACACGGCCGTGTCGAATGCACTGCTATAA